The following coding sequences lie in one Marinobacter sp. ANT_B65 genomic window:
- a CDS encoding CheR family methyltransferase, giving the protein MSELHNTPSPAGSSWLLRRLPDMDEAQFHQWQVLLEHRTGMTLPVERRSFLETNLSIRMREIGCRSYQDYYETIVLGPDAIQEWSTLVDRLTVQETRFFRDPDAFRLVADYVLTRPREHLRKHALEAWSVGCSTGEEPYTLAMVLNDCMRQLALQPLYGVTGSDISSPVVERARTGQFNARKLQGMDESIQARYFRPAERNTVEIIDSIRERVCFTRLNVLDLDKAPMHGMNIIFCQNLLIYFRRWRRREIVKRLAERLAPGGLLVLGQGELTDWQPPGLQRVPSEHVLAWIKRQTDEE; this is encoded by the coding sequence ATGTCTGAGCTTCATAACACCCCGTCACCTGCCGGAAGCAGCTGGTTGCTGCGCCGACTTCCTGATATGGATGAGGCGCAGTTCCATCAGTGGCAGGTACTGCTCGAACACCGCACGGGTATGACACTACCTGTAGAGCGCCGCTCGTTTCTGGAAACCAATCTGTCTATCCGGATGCGGGAAATAGGCTGTAGAAGCTATCAGGACTACTACGAAACGATTGTCCTGGGGCCGGATGCCATACAGGAGTGGTCAACACTGGTTGACCGGCTGACGGTACAGGAAACCCGGTTTTTCCGGGATCCTGATGCCTTCAGACTGGTCGCTGATTATGTTCTGACACGGCCCAGAGAGCACCTTCGAAAACATGCTCTTGAGGCCTGGAGTGTCGGATGCTCCACCGGGGAAGAGCCTTATACGCTTGCCATGGTGTTGAATGACTGTATGCGCCAGTTGGCACTGCAGCCCTTGTATGGCGTGACCGGTTCGGATATCAGTTCGCCGGTTGTCGAGAGGGCCCGGACTGGCCAGTTTAATGCCCGCAAATTACAGGGCATGGATGAAAGTATACAAGCCCGGTATTTCCGCCCGGCCGAGCGGAATACCGTTGAAATTATCGATAGCATCCGGGAACGGGTGTGTTTTACCAGACTGAATGTGTTGGATCTGGATAAAGCACCCATGCACGGGATGAACATTATTTTCTGCCAGAATCTGCTGATTTATTTCCGTCGCTGGCGCCGACGGGAAATTGTCAAGCGACTCGCAGAGCGGCTGGCGCCCGGGGGATTACTGGTTCTGGGCCAGGGAGAGCTGACCGACTGGCAGCCCCCAGGCCTGCAAAGAGTACCCTCGGAACATGTACTGGCGTGGATAAAGCGCCAGACTGACGAAGAATAA